GCCGAGCGGGGCCGAGCTGTGAGGGACGGAGTCCTGGCAGGGGACCCtcactgctgcttccagcaccACGAGCAAGAGGACCTGCGTATAGTTACTCTGCTTTCCACACCCGTGGGTTTCCCTGCCCTGGCCTTATTCAACACCGGCTTTCCAGGTCTCGGCCATGCCAGAGGGCACAGGGTAGGAACACCAAAAGACAAATCATGGAAGAGAAAGATATGGGAGGAAAGGACACGTCACAAGATTGGCACCAAGGTCCACAACTGGAGCAGAAGCTGCGTGGTCACCATGATCCACGCAGGGACTCACAGGGAGAGCCGGTATGTCCAGGGGACCCCGGGCAGAGCCGGGGCATGGAGCCGTGCTGGGAAAGCTGGTGCTCACACCAACCCACCTGCATGATGACTGCAGGGCTGCACGGCCTGGGGACAGTTCTTACCAGAGTAGGTTGGTAATGTTGATGAGACAGGTATTTATtggaaaattctgtttaattaGAATTGTCTCTTGTCTCAATGAAATGCCGTGTCTCTGTAGTTCTCCCAGATTCCTGTAAGGCAGTCACAGAATGGTCAAGAGATTGTGTCCTTAGCTGCATAACTATATACATTGTGGCTTTCTGACTTTTGATTTATTGCTATTATTCTCTTCTAGGCTCCAGCAGTCTGGGAGGACACAGTCCGTCAGCTCAAGCTTTGTGTCACTGAAGTACCTTCTCCCTAGGTGGATGCTGGGACCCAGCTCCgagcccaccctgccctgccggcACTGCACGCCCTGGCTCTAGGCAGAGCACAGGCACTGTCCTTGTCCCTCACTGCCCAGGTCCttacagccagcacagctgcccaggCCCATGGCTCCCAGTCTTCATCCATTCCTCTGAAAAAAGAATGCCAGCACCGGCAGCCGCCTTTATTTCCCCGAGTTGTGCCAGGTTGGTCAGGCCAGCCCATGCTGCACGGGGGCTGTCTGTCAAACCCTCACTGCaaatttttggttgtttttacTGTTGGTGTGCAGCTTAGACGGGAGCCGTGGGGCTTTACCAGGCACTGTGGGAGGCGCTGCAGAATGCAGGCTGGCTCTAACTTCGGTTCACAGCTTGTCCTTGTGACTGTTGGAGACACACACCTTGGGCtcacccctgcagcagccagtggGCACCCCCCTCCTGTGGCTCCACGCTTCTTTCAGTCTCTGAGTTCGAGTTCATCCCTGCCCACCGGGCTGTGGTGACCCCCAGCAACCTGTTGAGCCCCTCAGTGCCCAGCCCGTTTGCACAGGGAGATGACTCAGGACGGGTGGAAGACATGCTCGTGTCTTAAACTGCCTGTAAGAACCCTCTGCTGCAGGATCTCTGCTGAGTGGTACCTTTGCGGTGATGCCACTTGCTCTCTGAAGTAGTTTCCATCCCACCCTCACTCAAATTAAGGACTTTCCAGAATGACCATAGTTTTTCTCTGGCCCCTCTGGCTTTAGCCCTTCAAATTCTTCTTCAAAACACCTTTCATTCTCTCAAGCCTTCTCCTCTGGGTCAGGCCTCAGCTGACCTCTCGCTGGACCCGCATCAAGGAGCAGCTATAACTGGCGCAGTCCTGCCTCTTCCTTTAACCCCGGTGCTTTCAGGCCTGTGGAGGAACAGACTCTAAAACCTGAGTGCCCTGGGTGACACTATCGCCTCGGAGACCTCCTCGCTGTCAGATCCCTTCCCTTTGAAAGCCTGACATGGTGTGGCCCTGCTACTGAGCCGGGCAGCTCCTGTAACTTAGCaactttctttttgctttgttaagTTGGGCTCTTCAATCTCCTTAATGAATAAGAGAATCAAGCCAGGTAATTGATGCTTGGCTATTTAGCTGATGAATAATTGACTGTCTCGGTAATCCTAGATATTTCCTCGATCAGATTGTGCAGTGGAAGAGCCGTATCATACTGGGTGCAGCATGGCTCACGCTTTCAGGGTACTGGAAATGTGCTGTGCAAACCCAGGTTCTGCAGGAGCCTTCCAAAGTCAGCACTCGCCACTCTTCCTTCACACAGATCAGGCacacaggctggagaaatggccCGTGGGAACCTCATGAGGTTTAACAAGGCCAAGCGCAAAGCCCTGCACCTGGCttggggcaacccccagtatcaagCCAGTCTGAGCAGAATGGAttgggagcagccctgtagagaaggacctgggggtgctggtgcttgaaaagctggacatgacccagcaacatgcactcacagcccagcaAGCCAGCCATGTCCTGGTCATCACCAGAAAGACGGCCAGCGGGGTGAGGGAGGGGCTTCTGCCCCGCTTTGGTGAGACTCCCCTGCAGCACTGCGCCCAGCTCGGGGGTTACCTCAGCACAGGAGGGACATGGGCCTCTTGGTGCAGGTCCAGAGGAGCACAAGAAggctcagagggctggggcacctctcCGGTGAAGACGGACAGAGAGCTGGGGTGgtgcagcctggagcagagcaggctgtggggagaccttattgtggcctttgACTGCTTAATGGGGACCTACAGGAAaggtggggacaggctgcaTCACAGGGCCTGTTGCAGCAGGGCAAGGggtgatggttttaaactaaaagaggtCAGATTCAGGCtggatgtaaggaagaaatttattACAATGAGGTGACCCatgctgcccagagaggtggtggatgccccACCCCTGGAAAaattcaaggccaggttggatgaggctctgagcaacctcatctagctgaagatgtccctgcttgtcgcagggaggttggactaggtgagctttaaaggtcccttccaactcaaaccatttgatgattctatgataacAGGCTGCATCTCAGCAACAGAACTTATTTTATCACATGAAACTTGATTGTGAAAAACATGAGTTCTTTTTCAGCTACACAGTGAAGACAAACGTGAGGACATGACAACACAGCCCTGCCGGGGcttggggcaggcagggcaggggagcaaAGGCTCTAAAGCAGGAGACAGAAAGCAGGTGCACACAGCTGCGTTCCCCAGTGAGGCAAAGGGAAGCATCTCTGTGTTAGCTGCACATGTTTTAGCTTACAAATCTCACAAGGTAAGTACTGTAGCGATCTGCTCCAGAGGGCCAGATTTGCAGGAAGCACTGTGGTTGTTCCAAATagccactgaagaaaatgaggcACGTTATGCTGGCTTTGTGACTGTAGTAGTGCTGCTTACAATCCATGGTAGAGAGGGTGTCAGCATGAATCCtgtgttaaataaaatgtttctatttcagaCTCCCCATCAGTCCTGTGTAAAGCACTTACTATGTAACTTTTAAACTAAATTGAATTAATGAAACCAAGAACCTGTCAACAACACTCTGATGGTGATGGCCTTTGAGTTAAATTCTAAATAAGAACAGAATCTTTTGGTGAATGGGTAGATGGGTagcaaaaaatgctttccattttccagaATATCAGGAAAACAGATAGCAATTTTTGAATTatgacaaagaataaaaatagcacACACTTTTAATCTGACTCTTACCTTCAGATTTTCAATGAGTCACTAGTGATGTTTTATCAGGGTatgggttttgtgggtttggttgtgttcttttttcttccagaatgcCATTAATTATTTACCAGTAGGTGAATGATCTCTGAAATCTATTGCAGTGACACCTTTGAGTCTGCAGATGGTTTGCCATCAGAAACTATCTGGGCTCTTTTAACTTGTTATTGTTTATCCTTTGGACTTCTCTCCTCTGTTTGTAAGGTGTAACATCAGTAGACAGGGCCAGGAACATCAATATTTTACAGCTTTAATTAAAGGGAGCTCAGCAGCTACATTACCCAGTCCGGtttctttcaaagcagctgccttcaggagggaaggaaaggactGTGCTTAGAATCGGTGGGCAGGAAGGGTATTCCTGGGGTGGGCTGTGACGGAAGGGTGCTCTGAGCTGCAACATGAGCCCCGAACCCAGCTCTGTATCCGAATGCGTGATGCTCGGCTGCAGGGTGCCCACTGAATGGCGCATGCATGTGTCACAcgggagcaggggaaggaggtgtGTGAGGTCTCCGACATCTCCTCCTtgctggaaagggaagaaagcaacagcagagagatggaagaaaaatgacagcCCAATGCACGTGCTTTTGGAGCCGGGGAGACATGCTCTGACCAACAGACACCACCTCGGGCTTCACCCCCAGCTTTCTGTTTGCATCGTCTTGTTTATTTACGTTAACCAGACAGCACTAAATACAGGgaggattaaaaacaaaacacaggccTGAAATTTATCCCTCTATTAATTACTTCcaacacagcagcactgcctaTGAATATGGTGGCACTTTAGATAAAACTTTCATGCAGCTATTTAGGCCCTCTGAAATATAAAtgatttcctttaaattttttatcATAAATCAGGGCACGGAGCTTGGCGACGACGCGCCGGTTCCCCCCGGTGGGAGGCAGCTGCTTTGCCAGCGTGCTCCTCCGCGCctccccgcgcccggccccggcgcccctTCCCGGCTGCGcgccccgggcgggcgggccgaGACCGCTGCGCAGCGGAGCGGCCGCGCCTCCTCACTGCGCCCCCCGCCCTGTGCCCCCCGCActgcgccccccgccctgcgccccccgcccgcgcccccccgggTCAGCACCATGGACAGTTCCCCTTGCCGGACTCGCGGCGGGCGCTGTCCGCGGTGCTGACGCCGGGAGCGGCCCCGCGCGGCTCAGGGCCCCCCACCCGCGCCCTCGGGGCAGCGCGTGGCGGCCGCGAACCCTCCCCCGCGAGCGAGTCGCCACCGGGCCACTGCTGCTGGCCACGCAGCCCTATCCCGGCCCGCAGGGGCCACAGCCGTTGCCAGCCCCTGTGCTGTGCGTGTCCTAAGGAAACGCGCTTCACCGTAGCGGCACCGCCACCGCGCCGCAGCATATGTGCCGGGAAACCCAGACAGCGGCTCCTTCGGCTCTCggtctgcttttttaaaaaacttataatttttattatttattaaaagttGTTTCAAAACGATTTAAAGACTATTTAGCGGTAGGAtaagggggaatggctttaggCTGAAAGAaggtaggtttagattagatattagagGAAATCCTTCCCCatgagggcggcgaggcgctggcacgggctgcccagagcagctgtgggtgccccatccctggcagtgcccgaggccaggctggacggggctgggggcaacctgggctggtggcaggtgtccctgcctgtggcagtgCACTAGgctggatgatctttaaggtccctttcaaccaAACCATttgatgattctatgatttgtaAAACTCTTTGGAAATTTTAAATCTAGGAGTAGATTTTACTTTTGGTTTAAGAACCTCAAATTTCACACTTGCAAAATACTTTAATCCCTGGACCATCAAAGTGTAGTAGTGTCTGAACATACATGAAGATGAGGAGAGCAAGAATAAAACAACTGCTCAGTAGTAGAGTTACTCCAACTTCAGGACTATTTTTCTCGGGGCGGGTGGGTTCCTGCCTTCTCACACCAAGTCAGGATCAGGTGTTTCCAGCCCGTAACACCGCTGTGGCACAGCTCGCTGAGCACTTCCCCGTTGGCTGCACTCTCCTGTCCTTGAGAACGTATTTACGGGATTTATGAAGGCTCGCAGCAGTGGGGGGGTGTGTTGGCAGCGCACCCCCCATGAAGGTACTGCAGCCCCTGGGCCGGGCTCCGCCGCTCTGCCTTCGGCAGCATGAACCCCGGGGGGCGGTGTGGGGGCCGGAGGGGGCCGGCTGCCAGAGAGGGGTGCGGGGCTGGACGGGGAACCCGGCTGGGTGCGGAGCTGGGGCGGAGCTGGAGCCGTGCCTGCCGCTCCGCcggggccgcgctgccgggCTCCGGTCAGCCCTGCGTTTTGCCTTTGACACACCGGGGCTCGCTTGGTTTATCGAGCGGCATCacccccgggctggggggcggcAGAGGAGCCCTCCTgcgcgggctgcggggggatTTGAGGTTGTTTTGAGTGATGAGCaagcagccctggcagcaggtCCAGAGGAAGGACGGTCCCTCTGGTCCCAACTTCAGCCCGCGAGGCCTCGCCCGCGAAGAAACGCCCCCTCCTCCCGCCCCTCCCCTCGCGGTCCCCGACGCTCCTCGCCGGCCGAGGGAAGGGCAGGATtcgggcaggggcggggggcagctcggccggggctgcccgggggctcGGCTCGGCGAtgcccggccccggcccagACGGCGCGTCCCGCCGCCCGGAGCGGGGACGGCGgtggggcggcggcggggccgggggggccgaAAGGTCCCACTGCCCGCACGGTGCCCGCGCTGCCCTCGTCCCCCCGCGGCGCAGCACGCCTGCGCGGGGCCCGTTCCTGGCAGGCAGCGTGTAAGATGAGTGAAGaagcagggggggggggggggcgagcgGGCGCGCAGGGGAAGCTCTGCCATCGAAAATCGCTCACTTGGGCAGTGGCGAGGCAGAGAGACAACCCCGAGCCGATGTCAGGGGCTGCCTACCTGCGAGGCGCGCCAAGATGATGGCCATGAACGCCAAGCAGCCGTTCGCCATGCACGCCGCCCTCCAGGAGCCCAAGTTCTCCAGCCTGCACTCCAGCGCGGAGGCAATGCGCAGAGTTTGCCTCCCGGCCCCGCAGGTATGTAGATGAAGCGTAATTACCGCTTTAAGGCACATTTTCTGACAGGCACCggcttaatgtttttttcatgtcgCCAGAACAATCGCGCGTCTCGGAACCTCTCTCCCCCCCTCTCCCGCTCCCGCTCCTGTCTCTGATCCACACGTCTGCGcgagcagggctgctgccttcatattaatttttatgaCCTGAGCTCTGAGGAGGAATCGCGGTGCCGGGGCAGGTTTTTCATCCGGAGATGACAGTATTCCCCACTGACTCCACCATGCGCGTTCTTGCTCGCAGCTGCAGGGCAATATATTCGGGAGCTTTGATGAGAGCCTGCTGGCCCGCGCCGAGGCTCTGGCCGCCGTCGACATCGTCCCCCACGCCAagggccaccaccaccaccaccccccgccccccttcaAGCCGGACGCCACCTACCACGCCATGAGCGGCGTCccctgcgccgccgccgccctcccgcACCCCGCCGCCCTCGCCGCCCACCCGCACCCGCTCCCGCACCCGGCGCTGGACGGCGGCGAcctgctggagcacctctcgCCCTCGCTGGCCGTCGGCGGGCTGCCCGagccccccgccctgcccgccccgctgccgccgcaCCCGCTGGCCGCCGCGGGCCCCTTGGCCGTGGGCGTGGGCCCCCCGGggggcccggcgccgccgcccgccgcgcccgaGGCGGACTCGGACCCGCGGGAGCTGGAGGCTTTCGCCGAGCGCTTCAAGCAGCGCCGGGTGCGGCTGGGGGTCACCCAGGCCGACGTGGGGGCGGCGCTGGCGGCGCTGAAGCTGCCAGGGGTGGGCTCGCTCAGCCAGAGCACGATCTGCCGCTTCGAGTCGCTGACGCTGTCGCACAACAACATGACGGCGCTGCGGCCGGTGCTGCAGGCCTGGCTGGAGGGCGCCGAGGCCGCCCACCGCGaccgcgccgccggccccgaGCTTCTGGCCGGC
The DNA window shown above is from Falco naumanni isolate bFalNau1 chromosome 8, bFalNau1.pat, whole genome shotgun sequence and carries:
- the POU4F3 gene encoding POU domain, class 4, transcription factor 3, whose amino-acid sequence is MMAMNAKQPFAMHAALQEPKFSSLHSSAEAMRRVCLPAPQLQGNIFGSFDESLLARAEALAAVDIVPHAKGHHHHHPPPPFKPDATYHAMSGVPCAAAALPHPAALAAHPHPLPHPALDGGDLLEHLSPSLAVGGLPEPPALPAPLPPHPLAAAGPLAVGVGPPGGPAPPPAAPEADSDPRELEAFAERFKQRRVRLGVTQADVGAALAALKLPGVGSLSQSTICRFESLTLSHNNMTALRPVLQAWLEGAEAAHRDRAAGPELLAGAERKRKRTSIAAPEKRSLEAYFALQPRPSSEKIAAIAEKLDLKKNVVRVWFCNQRQKQKRMKYSAVH